The following nucleotide sequence is from Chitinophagales bacterium.
GCTGCTGCCTCTTCTGCAGCCTTTACATCACTGCAGGCGGTTTTATTTGGAAAGCCCCTGCGTTACACGATTCCGGCACATGACTTAAACCGGCCCGGAAAAGCAACCGGCGTACTCTGCGGCGGTAATCTTTCACTACTGCATGCTTTGACAGGTTCAGTATCTGATTGCGACACTGCGGGTAAAATCATGTTCCTGGAGGATATTGATGAACAGCTTTATCATATCGACAGGATGATGATCAGCCTGAAACGATCGGGAAAGCTGGATGCATTGGCAGGATTGGTAGTAGGTCACTTTTCAGATATGAAAAACAAGGATGAGAAAAATCCATTCGGCCAATCGGCTTATGAGATTATTGCCGGCCATGTTGCCGAATACGATTACCCTGTTTGCTTTGGTTTTCCGGCCGGCCATGAACCTGACAACAGGGCTTTGATAACCGGCAGGACCTGGGACCTTGAAGTGGCGGAAGAATCAACGCTGAAGCTGAAAATCGCAACAGTCGCCTGAAAATGCCGGGAAAGCATTACCTGTTTTTATTAAAAGAATCAGTAGCCTTATAGGCAATTACTTCATCATAACGGCCGGTGAATGAACGGTAATAAACAAGCAATTGATAAGTGTTCTCTGTTTCATAAGCATTGCCTTCGAGGATATCATCAGTAACTGTACCGCTGCCTTTTTCAACCGTCACATATTCATATTCATAGTAACCCTGCTTCAGGTAGGCCTTGCAGGTATAAGCATGTTTTCCGGGATCATATTGCATCATGAACTGGCTCGACAGCTTCCAGTCGCACATCTGCCCGGTGATGAACACATCTAAGTTTTTCAGCGGGTAATCAACAGGCAACGTGAAATTCACCCAGGTATAATCAGGTTCAGCGTTCTGGTTGAAGCCTTCAAAAATTCCGGGTATATATTTCCCGTTAATGTCTGCATAAAACTCATACGGTTCATCCTCTCTCGGCTCATCAGGAAAGAGGATCACTTCCACCTGTTTGCCTTCAAAATTCAGTTCGCGCACATGTTCGGTTCTATATCTTATGCTGCGTGTGTCAAAGTACCGGAACTCTTTACCTGCCGGAAAGGCATTCACGAGGTCGTAGGAATAATCAAGCTGATAAGGTTTCATAAAAAGCGGCTGCAAATGGGCGATAGCGTTGTCCCATCTGAAATTCTGCATCAGCACAACCTTTACATCATTGATCGGGTTGGATATTGTGAGGCCATTGTAACGGATGCTGAAATCAATCTCCTGGTACTTCAATGTATATTTGGGATCATAAGGCTGATGCACATTAGTCACTATATCAGCCTTGCTTGAAAAAACCACGAAGCGTCTTGTAATGATGGGGTGATCAGGGTCATTGTCGGCGTACACTTTCAGCAGGTAATTGCCCGACTTCGTCAGTTGAACATTTTCATTGGGAAATAAAACCTCATAGTGTGTATAAGTCTGCAGGGCAGTGAACGAGAATTCAAAGGTGCTGATGTCCTGTTCGCGAAATCCCGACAGGTAGTCAAACTCGTTTAATTCAGAGCGTGTCCAGTCGAAGTTGCAATGAATGAAAGTATAATAGTAGTTTCTCTTATCGGCATTCAGGTCGTCAAACTCAAGGTGCAGTTGAACCTTACTGTTTAAAGGTATTACGGGATCACTCAGTAATATCGGATCCACATATAGCTGAACGGTCTTTATATTGGGAACATAAACCTGGTCCTGGAAAACGGTGATGTCATCCTGTGCATACAACAGCGGACTGTTGAAAGTTATTGACAACAGCAATATGATTATTGTTCGCCATTGCAGGAAACGGAGACGCATAAAACGGGAGCAGGGTTGGTAAACGGAGCCCTAAATTAGGGCAATTCATGGTTGCAGCGCATTTAATGGTTAATGAAGAGGAAATGAAAGATTGGTTGCATCAAAAGTATAAAGGCATTAACCGCAAAATTATCACCTACTACTTCGGCTATGCTTTGCACGAATCTTACACAGTTCGCAAATCAATCCTGCTTCATGCCGGCATTGATAAATTCATTATTTAAACGGTTCCTCTTTCAACTTTTTTATAGCTTCACTTCGTGAAGAAGCAAATCGTTGTTTCCTCTCTGTCAGCATTGCCGGCAGTGGCCGAACAGGTTTTACGTGACAGCGGAGACAGGAGGATTTTTGCCTGTTACGGCGAAATGGGCGCAGGCAAGACAACCCTCATTGCCGCTCTGTGCCGTGCATTAGGTGTGAAGGAACAGGTGAACAGTCCCACCTTTGCCATAGTACATGAATACCAGGGAGCTGAACGGATATACCATCTTGATCTGTTTCGCCTGAAAACACTGGAAGAGGCACTGGCAATTGGTATTGAAGATTATCTTTCGGGAAGTTGTTATATGTTTATCGAATGGCCGGAGTTGATCAGGCAGTTACTGCCGGAAGATATAGTAACACTGAATCTGGAAATACTAAATGAACAGGAAAGGCTGTTGACAATAGAGCTGCCATGAATGATGAAAAAAAAATCAGGATGCCCGAAGAACTGATGACAGGCATCGGGCTTGTACCCAAGGAATCGCTGCTGGAAGTTGCCCGGAAGCAGGATCAGCTGTTTATCGGAATACCGAGGGAGCGTCATTTCCAGGAAAACAGGATTGCGCTCACGCCGGGTGCCGTTTCCATCCTGGTTGGCCACCATCACCGCATTATTGTTGAATCCAAAGCGGGAGAAGGTTCACACATAACCGACAATGAATATTCGGAAGCGGGTGCTGAAATCGCTTATGATACAAAAGAGATTTTCAATGCCAGCATCATCCTTAAAGTGGCTCCGCTCTCTGAAGAGGATATTCACATGCTTCATCCGGGGCAAATTGTTATTTCCCCCATCCACCTGCCAACGGTAACGGCGGATTACCTCGGGCTGTTACTACAAAAGAAAGTGATTGCATTGGCATACGAATACATTCAGGACGAATCAGGTTCGTTTCCGATAGTTGCCAGCATGAGTGAAATTGCCGGTAGTACGGCCATTTTGATTGCGGCTGAATTGCTGAGCCACCTGAATCATGGCAAAGGAATTTTGCTGGGAGGCATTGCCGGTGTTCCACCTGCCAACGTGGTCATATTAGGTGCCGGAACAGTTGGAGAAAACGCTGCCCGTACCGCCATCGCTCTTGGGGCTGAGGTGAAAATATTTGATAACTCCATCTACAAGCTGAAGCGCCTGCAGCGAAATATCGGAGCACGGGTATTTACTTCCATTATCAGGCCTGATGTGCTGGCGAAAGCACTGGCCAGGGCAGATGTGGCAGTGGGAGCCGTGCATTCGAAATCAGGGCGTACGCCCATTATTGTTACAGAAGACATGGTATCGCGCATGCGTGCCGGGTCAGTCATTGTGGATGTGAGCATTGATCAGGGTGGTTGTTTCGAAACCTCAGAAGTAACGACACACACCAATCCAATCTTTAAGAAATATGATGTCATCCACTATTGTGTTCCCAATATTCCTTCGAGGGTACCGCGCACCGCTTCGCAAGCCATCAGCAATGTAATGACGACGATGTTGCTGGAAGCCAGCCAGCTTGGCGGGTTTGATAAGCTGATGAGTGTTCATCCGCATATCCGTAATGGCGTGTATGTTTATAAAGGTACACTGACCAATTTTCATCTTGGTGAAAAATTCAATATGAAGTCTACGGATCTCAACCTGCTCTTCGCATCCGGTATGTAAGCAGCGGTAGATGGATCAGCATGCAGCAGGATGATTGAAATGCCTGCGGGTAAGGTGCAAGTCAATTTTTCTCATCCACGTCTTTCAGATTATCGTCAGGCATGCGGTCGACGAGGTAGTAGTTGGGATCGATGCCTGCCTTGTCGGGTTGCTGATCCACCACAAAGGTGAAGGTGCTGGTGTCTGCATTCATTTTAATACGCTCGCTGTATAACTGTTTGCCGTTTTTCTTACCGTCTTCTGGTGCAGCCAAAGCACCGATTTCAATCCAGTCGTGAATTGGTACCCTGGTTTCTTTTCCAAGGGAGTCGGCTTTGAATTTCTCTGATTGCACCTGCAAGGTCACTTCAAATTTCCCATCCGGCAGTTTTTTATAGGAAGCATTCAGCGCACGGTTATTAAAGACGGTCATATCATAAAACAGATCAGTGATGATATACTGAAGGGAGTCAGGAGTTACATAGCCAAAGCGGTCAACCAGCTGATAAGAATTGGGATAGGGCGGATTCCGGTAGGCAAAAGAGTCAATCATATCTTTCAATGCTTTGTTGATGTTGTCTTCGCCAATCATTTCCTTCAGGTAATACATTGCTACGCTGCCTTTCCGATAGTGAATGTATCCCTGTTCTTCCACT
It contains:
- a CDS encoding LD-carboxypeptidase, with amino-acid sequence MKNPAILRPGNKIGIVSTARKIMQAEIQPCIDMLTEWNLEVVTGESIGAEYFQFAGDDALRTRDLQRMLDDEAIKAVLFARGGYGTLRIIDNIDWRKFLKAPKWLCGFSDITVIHSHLQAIYDLPSVHSLMAFNFAAASSAAFTSLQAVLFGKPLRYTIPAHDLNRPGKATGVLCGGNLSLLHALTGSVSDCDTAGKIMFLEDIDEQLYHIDRMMISLKRSGKLDALAGLVVGHFSDMKNKDEKNPFGQSAYEIIAGHVAEYDYPVCFGFPAGHEPDNRALITGRTWDLEVAEESTLKLKIATVA
- a CDS encoding DUF5103 domain-containing protein — translated: MRLRFLQWRTIIILLLSITFNSPLLYAQDDITVFQDQVYVPNIKTVQLYVDPILLSDPVIPLNSKVQLHLEFDDLNADKRNYYYTFIHCNFDWTRSELNEFDYLSGFREQDISTFEFSFTALQTYTHYEVLFPNENVQLTKSGNYLLKVYADNDPDHPIITRRFVVFSSKADIVTNVHQPYDPKYTLKYQEIDFSIRYNGLTISNPINDVKVVLMQNFRWDNAIAHLQPLFMKPYQLDYSYDLVNAFPAGKEFRYFDTRSIRYRTEHVRELNFEGKQVEVILFPDEPREDEPYEFYADINGKYIPGIFEGFNQNAEPDYTWVNFTLPVDYPLKNLDVFITGQMCDWKLSSQFMMQYDPGKHAYTCKAYLKQGYYEYEYVTVEKGSGTVTDDILEGNAYETENTYQLLVYYRSFTGRYDEVIAYKATDSFNKNR
- the tsaE gene encoding tRNA (adenosine(37)-N6)-threonylcarbamoyltransferase complex ATPase subunit type 1 TsaE, producing the protein MKKQIVVSSLSALPAVAEQVLRDSGDRRIFACYGEMGAGKTTLIAALCRALGVKEQVNSPTFAIVHEYQGAERIYHLDLFRLKTLEEALAIGIEDYLSGSCYMFIEWPELIRQLLPEDIVTLNLEILNEQERLLTIELP
- a CDS encoding alanine dehydrogenase; translation: MPEELMTGIGLVPKESLLEVARKQDQLFIGIPRERHFQENRIALTPGAVSILVGHHHRIIVESKAGEGSHITDNEYSEAGAEIAYDTKEIFNASIILKVAPLSEEDIHMLHPGQIVISPIHLPTVTADYLGLLLQKKVIALAYEYIQDESGSFPIVASMSEIAGSTAILIAAELLSHLNHGKGILLGGIAGVPPANVVILGAGTVGENAARTAIALGAEVKIFDNSIYKLKRLQRNIGARVFTSIIRPDVLAKALARADVAVGAVHSKSGRTPIIVTEDMVSRMRAGSVIVDVSIDQGGCFETSEVTTHTNPIFKKYDVIHYCVPNIPSRVPRTASQAISNVMTTMLLEASQLGGFDKLMSVHPHIRNGVYVYKGTLTNFHLGEKFNMKSTDLNLLFASGM